Genomic DNA from Perognathus longimembris pacificus isolate PPM17 chromosome 6, ASM2315922v1, whole genome shotgun sequence:
CCTCAAATCTCTTAGTTCAGTTACAGGGATATTTATAGAAGAGAAGGAGGTCAATTCACAGCCACATTACTTTCAGAAagactccaacacacacacactgagtttgAAGTTCATGATTGAAATGTTCTCCTTTTCCTGCTgcgtgggggctgggggctgtatGTTAAtaaccttaatcctagctactctggagagtgACACTGATACATTCAAGTTGAAGTCAAGCCAGGCAGAGGAGTCAAAAGttggagagactccatctccaaaatagtcaGCAAAAAAGCCGGGCACAAGTGATAGAGGGGCCAGCAGGAAGCCTTGCACTCTAAACCTCATAGTGGCAGcaagttttttttaagtagcaaaagcaacaacaaccaaaaaactttAAGGGAATACCTGATtcggctttttaaaaaataattaaaatgaaagaacCTAGGGGAAAAGGAGATCATTGAAAGGATATAGGTGTAGATGTCAGATACCAAGGttcaagtctttttcttttttatcctttcttttctctttctttcattctttatctctgcttctatctctgtctctctcattcctGCTCCTTTGCCactcttctcttccctaattcagctcTCCTTTCTAGCTCTCCTAAAGGCATCTAGCATCACTGGACTGCTCCCTGCCTCGGTCCCTCACCTTCTCGACTAGGATGTTTGAAGGTCATTGCTGCCGCGAGTTCCCCGCCGTGCACTGCCACGCTGGTCCCGGGAGGCGCCAGCGGCGGTCCTTGGGCGGGCGGCCAAGGAGGGCCAGGGGCTAGGTAGCCGCCGCCAGGAGCACTGTACACGCCATGCTGGTTGGAAGCCGGGTAGGCGCAGGCCGGGAGGAAGCTACCCACTGCGGAGAGGCCGGAGGCCGACTGCGGGttagagaggagaggagacaggtGGTTAGCAAATAACCCCATGTCTTCTCCCTTGCAAACCTTTGCTGGGGGTTCTTCACTTCCCCTTGCTACCGGCTCTCTCAGCCCtgtaggggggaaaaaatctgagCCTTCCAAAGGACCCCTTTTCTTTGTCATTCGCGTATGTTTCCTCACCTGAGCTAAACCCAGAGTTCCATATAGTGTATGTCTTTGCCTTTCTTAACAATGGATACATCAGATCGCCTCCATCCGTTTGTTTATctatgttcttatttatttatttattcatgccagtactggggcttgaccttaagGCCTAGGCTGTCCCTTGattattttttccccattcaAGAATGacgctctaccatctgagccacgcctccacttctgcctttatgCTGGTtatctagagataaaagtctcacgaaatttcctgccctgggctagttttgaacctttatattcagatcttagctcccctccccccaactagtatttatgggcatgagccacaggcgggctgtttccagctttttaaaacaaatgtatcttggaaaaggaaaatcaatcTCCTCAAAAGCTAGGCTCCCCCAGACTTGTCGCCTAAGTGAAGGATAAAAATATGCAACCCAAAGATGCTTGCTGGCTGCAGGCAAACACAGTACCACGGGGAAGCTTCTTTTCGTTCTTTCATGATTCCTCCATCCTTACCACCCATTCCAATAGCCTAGTAAAGGtgaccttcttcctcctctccattaCCTGCGTGTATTTAATGTCTGCCTCCAGGGAGGGTTTCTCCAGCCCATTTACTGCCGGAGTAGTGGGGAAGGCAGTGCGATTCACACCAGCCCAGTCTTCCATCTTGGGGGAGTAGGAGGCACCTTCGCTCCCGGACAGGGCCCCTATAGGGAACACCAGATGAATTAGAAGGTGCGTCAGAATCTGAGATGAACACTCATGAAGACCTTCAGCCCAGATGTCTGGACACTAGCCAACTACCCAGTTGATACCTGAGAGCACAGCCAGGTTATCTCTTGAAGCACCTGAAAGTAGGGAAACACTCAGAGAGCCACCGGGGTCAGAGGGACTGCAGGACTCGTGGGAGCTTCACTGGGCAGAGGACAGCAAGGCAGGGGGGCCATGCTATTCCTTGCACCCATCCCTAAACCCGCTTCCCACGAAAGGGCTGTGTGGGGGCAGTGGGCTGGCGCTGCCAGTCAAATCAGCCCCTCCAGTATCCCAAGGCCCCATTCAGAAAGTTCAAGTTCAAATTCAGAGCAACCTCATGGGAAAAAAAGTGTACAGACCTCTCAACATCTCAATAAATGTCCAGATGACTGGGTAATAATTCCACTCGGAACTGCCTNNNNNNNNNNNNNNNNNNNNNNNNNNNNNNNNNNNNNNNNNNNNNNNNNNNNNNNNNNNNNNNNNNNNNNNNNNNNNNNNNNNNNNNNNNNNNNNNNNNNNNNNNNNNNNNNNNNNNNNNNNNNNNNNNNNNNNNNNNNNNNNNNNNNNNNNNNNNNNNNNNNNNNNNNNNNNNNNNNNNNNNNNNNNNNNNNNNNNNNNNNNNNNNNNNNNNNNNNNNNNNNNNNNNNNNNNNNNNNNNNNNNNNNNNNNNNNNNNNNNNNNNNNNNNNNNNNNNNNNNNNNNNNNNNNNNNNNNNNNNNNNNNNNNNNNNNNNNNNNNNNNNNNNNNNNNNNNNNNNNNNNNNNNNNNNNNNNNNNNNNNNNNNNNNNNNNNNNNNNNNNNNNNNNNNNNNNNNNNNNNNNNNNNNNNNNNNNNNNNNNNNNNNNNNNNNNNNNNNNNNNNNNNNNNNNNNNNNNNNNNNNNNNNNNNNNNNNNNNNNNNNNNNNNNNNNNNNNNNNNTTGCGCCAGGCTGCCAATCTTGTTGCGCAAGATTCGGCTAATGGAGCTCACCGAGGGCACGTTGTATTTGTCACAGACGCCATCGGCCAGCAGCCGATCTCGGATCTCCCAAGCGAAGATGCCAGGGTCTCCTTGCTTGTAGTCCCGGATGTGTTTGACCACGTTGGGGGTGGTGACACGGGGCTTGCTGCCCCCGATGGCCCCGGGCAGGATGGAGCCGGTTTCGTTGTAGCGCGCCAGGATTTTGCTCACGCAGCCGTGGGAGACTCGGAGTTGCCGACTGATGTCACAGGGTCGGATGCCCAGCTGTGCTAACTCCACGATGCGCAAGCGGATGGCGTTGGGCAAGGGACGGCCATTGACGAACACACCGCCCAGCTGGTTCACTTCGCCGTAAGTCTGCTCTGAGGATGCGCCAGGCCAGAGTGAGCCAAGAGGGAAAAAACACCGGCGGGTTAACCGAAGGGGACCATGCGGGGCTTTGGGCGCGACTCCTAAAGTGACTCGGAGGTCCCCAGTCAGACAGCATGGGAGCGGTGGGCGAGGGGGTGGAGACCAGCCTGAACCGGCTCCAAGAGGGTGGGCAGGCATAGGGAGCTTGGAGGGAGGCACTGAGTGCTGTAATAACCATCGGTGCCCTTTCCTGGCTTTGGGAGCTCCTTCTTAGGCATCCCCTCCTAAACTTGAGACCTGCTCTCCGAAGGCTGGGAACACGCAGAGAATGTGGGTCGTCTAGGACCGTCCAGGACCCAGGATTGTTTCGCCCGGGGAAAAGTGgatcccctcccccgcccccgctggAAGGGAGGCGCAGATTCTCAATCCTTATAAACCCTCCCGCGCCCTACTTGCCTCTTGCCCCTTACCCATGACGCGCGAGCCAGCCAGCTGCCTGGCGCCGGAACGGCGGGGGCTGGGCCCGGCGCAGTCCGGGAGAGCTCGGGCGCCGCCACCGCCGGAGAGGCATAGAGGGAGGGCGTGCGCCTGCCGAGAGCCGCGGCGGCCTGGCCGCGGGCTGGAGACGCGCGCTGCGCCGCCGCCGAATGCTCTGCCGCCCGCCCTAGCGCCTGCAGCTGCTGCGGCCGTCCGTTCCCAGGACACTCTCAACGCCCGCGACCCCAGGCCCAGGGTGAACTTCATCCGATTGGGAGAAATTCGTCTGACCGGGAAGCTGCAGCGTGCGAGAATCAATTTGACGTGTCCTCCACGTCAATCTCTGCAGTCACGCCGGAGACGCGCGAGTTGGCAGCTCATTGGTTCCCGTCACTGCGCCctggcgcccccctccccgcccagaaACTCTACCCTCTCCCCCGGTCCTCCTACCTCCgcctttccccttctcccccttctcaggaacacccccccccccccccgcgcacacacacacactccacaaacACACCGTCCCCAAACCAGCTGGGCCAGGGACTGTCCAATTTCCAAGACCCTTGCAGCCTTCTCATTCTCCTTCCGGCTTTGGGAATGGTAGCGAAGTTATTTCAAACTGATTATGTATTAATACTGGTACCAGCGTTCATTTCGGTTTTAGTTTTATTACCACCTCTGACACTATTTCTAACAAGATATTAGAGAATAAACGTTGAGCTAGGGGTGAAGTTCAAAGGtgcagagcttgcctagcattcagagGCTGCTGGCTcaatcccagcactgaaaaaaaacaaacaactgtagagagagaataaaaactgACCAATATATTTAGGATATAGTgcctcacccacccaccccctccctgggCAGGAGCTGGGGAAGAGGGGCAATATCTCCACCTAACTAAACATCAATGTGGAAGTTCAAGATCCTGCTAGGTGCAGGGAGCCTAGGGAAGAGGGTCCAAGGTATTTTCCTCTGGAGCTGACTTCTAGTTATCCCACCAAGGGCTACTCCTTAATCCTAACAGGAAATCTTTACTCACTCTCTTAAAGTACTGGGGTGATTTCAATGATCGGCAAGGAGTATATTCCAAATACAGTCTCTTACAGGCAAGCTTTCCCACTAGAATGTATTCTTCTCCAAGAGAGATAAAGGGTGGAGAAATTGCAACCTGCTGTGTCACTACCTGCTCCCACCCAAGCGCACCTAGATGACATGCTGGAGGCTGCCTGCTCTAAGCCTGAATGTATCTGTCTGGCCAGGCCTTTTCCCTGGAACCAAAGCATCAAAGAAATCTTCACTACCCACCCACTCTCACAATGCTAAACTATTTAGTATTGGCATTAGAAATCAATGCTTTTCAACTCCACACCAATTCTCCCATTTCAGTACTTCCCTAACAACCCCAGCGGAAGCCACTACTCTGTGCTCTGGAGGAGA
This window encodes:
- the Pax1 gene encoding paired box protein Pax-1; amino-acid sequence: MKFTLGLGSRALRVSWERTAAAAAGARAGGRAFGGGAARVSSPRPGRRGSRQAHALPLCLSGGGGARALPDCAGPSPRRSGARQLAGSRVMEQTYGEVNQLGGVFVNGRPLPNAIRLRIVELAQLGIRPCDISRQLRVSHGCVSKILARYNETGSILPGAIGGSKPRVTTPNVVKHIRDYKQGDPGIFAWEIRDRLLADGVCDKYNVPSVSSISRILRNKIGSLASEWNYYPVIWTFIEMLRGALSGSEGASYSPKMEDWAGVNRTAFPTTPAVNGLEKPSLEADIKYTQSASGLSAVGSFLPACAYPASNQHGVYSAPGGGYLAPGPPWPPAQGPPLAPPGTSVAVHGGELAAAMTFKHPSREVADRKPPSPGGKAPDALSLHGLPIPASTS